From Yersinia hibernica, a single genomic window includes:
- a CDS encoding LysM-like peptidoglycan-binding domain-containing protein, translating to MGRIAPRRRKNTRVYQPLLRTWLTIRQRVMPQAKNADEQNLMSEVSVSEHIYPAEDTAASDNNMPPETAATITPEKGLKGLLLKIWHLPDSFQWMEPLPHFHRRWVIIATAVLLLALLWPVSRDNTNNTFPVSASSTDVPLQAQLQGNLDAPPPPTVAPSVTPEVTPPRQGNWQSYQIQSGKTLAQLFRDNNLPVNEVFAMAQVEGNDKPLSNLKAGQEVKIMLDAQGVVAALSIETTNSTEVLFTRQSDGSYRRER from the coding sequence ATGGGCAGAATCGCGCCCAGGAGAAGGAAAAACACTCGAGTTTATCAGCCACTACTGCGCACCTGGCTAACGATTAGGCAAAGGGTCATGCCACAGGCTAAAAATGCGGATGAACAAAATCTGATGTCTGAAGTGAGTGTGTCTGAACACATTTATCCTGCTGAGGATACCGCCGCGAGTGACAATAATATGCCCCCTGAAACCGCCGCGACAATTACGCCGGAAAAAGGGCTTAAGGGGCTACTGCTAAAAATCTGGCACTTGCCGGACAGTTTTCAGTGGATGGAGCCATTGCCTCACTTCCACCGGCGCTGGGTCATTATTGCGACCGCGGTATTGCTGCTGGCATTGTTGTGGCCGGTTTCCCGTGATAATACCAACAACACCTTCCCAGTCAGCGCATCGTCCACTGACGTGCCGCTACAGGCCCAATTACAGGGTAATCTTGATGCTCCGCCACCGCCAACGGTGGCACCTTCAGTAACGCCAGAGGTCACGCCCCCGCGACAGGGAAATTGGCAAAGCTATCAGATTCAGTCAGGGAAAACATTGGCGCAGTTGTTCCGCGATAATAATCTGCCCGTGAATGAAGTTTTTGCCATGGCACAAGTTGAGGGTAATGATAAGCCGCTAAGCAACCTCAAAGCTGGGCAAGAGGTTAAAATCATGCTGGATGCACAGGGAGTGGTCGCCGCTCTGTCCATTGAAACCACTAACAGTACCGAAGTGCTGTTTACCCGGCAAAGCGACGGCAGTTATCGCCGCGAGCGTTAA
- a CDS encoding peptidylprolyl isomerase, whose product MTTPSFDSVEAQASYGIGLQIGQQLQESGLEGLLPEALLAGLRDAMEGNTPTVPVDVVHRALREVHERADKVRVERQQALVEEGKTFLEENAKRDGVTTTESGLQFSVLQAGDGPIPSRQDRVRVHYTGRLVDGTVFDSSVERGQPAEFPVSGVIPGWIEALSMMPVGSKWKLYIPHNLAYGERGAGATIPPFSALMFEVELLDIL is encoded by the coding sequence ATGACAACCCCTTCTTTTGATAGCGTTGAAGCGCAAGCAAGCTACGGAATTGGTTTACAAATCGGGCAGCAATTGCAAGAGTCCGGGCTGGAAGGTTTACTGCCAGAGGCACTGCTGGCCGGTCTGCGCGACGCGATGGAAGGCAATACACCAACTGTTCCTGTTGATGTTGTGCACCGTGCCCTGCGTGAAGTTCACGAGCGTGCGGATAAAGTCCGTGTTGAGCGCCAACAGGCTTTGGTAGAAGAGGGGAAAACGTTCCTGGAAGAAAATGCCAAGCGTGATGGTGTCACCACCACCGAGTCGGGCTTACAATTCTCTGTCTTGCAGGCGGGTGATGGCCCGATTCCATCCCGTCAGGATCGCGTCCGAGTGCACTATACTGGCCGTTTGGTGGATGGCACGGTATTTGACAGCTCAGTTGAACGCGGCCAGCCAGCAGAGTTCCCCGTCAGTGGCGTTATTCCCGGCTGGATTGAAGCACTATCCATGATGCCTGTCGGGTCTAAGTGGAAGTTGTATATCCCACATAACCTGGCTTACGGTGAGCGTGGTGCCGGTGCCACTATCCCACCATTCAGCGCATTGATGTTTGAAGTGGAATTGCTGGATATTCTGTAA
- the ytfE gene encoding iron-sulfur cluster repair protein YtfE codes for MDYRNQSLGALAIAIPRATKLFRQHQLDFCCGGKQTLLRAANKLHLDIDELEAQLSALQAEPLSSTDWQQQPLANIIDFIISRYHNRHREQLPELILMAEKVERVHGEKPACPRGLASELTAIIEELTQHMYKEEQILFPMIKRGLGSQAGGPIMVMEAEHDAVGQQLEVVKQLTQNMTPPAGACNTWQALYSGINEFITDLMEHIHLENNLLFPRALDGE; via the coding sequence ATGGATTACCGTAATCAGTCACTGGGCGCTTTGGCTATCGCTATTCCCCGAGCAACAAAATTATTCCGCCAGCACCAACTGGATTTCTGCTGTGGCGGTAAACAAACACTGTTACGGGCCGCGAATAAGTTGCATCTGGATATTGATGAGTTGGAAGCACAATTGAGTGCATTGCAAGCCGAGCCTCTTTCCTCAACAGATTGGCAACAACAGCCGCTGGCAAACATTATTGATTTTATTATCAGCCGCTATCACAACCGCCATCGTGAACAGTTACCGGAATTGATTCTCATGGCGGAAAAAGTTGAACGTGTCCATGGGGAAAAACCCGCCTGCCCTCGTGGACTGGCCAGCGAACTCACAGCAATTATTGAAGAACTGACCCAGCATATGTACAAAGAGGAGCAAATTCTGTTCCCGATGATTAAACGTGGGCTGGGATCACAGGCCGGCGGGCCAATCATGGTGATGGAAGCGGAGCACGATGCCGTGGGGCAGCAGTTGGAGGTGGTCAAACAATTGACACAGAATATGACGCCACCAGCAGGTGCCTGTAATACCTGGCAGGCGCTCTACAGTGGTATCAATGAATTCATCACTGACTTGATGGAACACATTCACCTGGAGAATAACTTACTGTTCCCCCGTGCATTGGACGGCGAATAA
- a CDS encoding bifunctional 2',3'-cyclic-nucleotide 2'-phosphodiesterase/3'-nucleotidase: MEKAMFKSPLTLSLLASLIAVAASTAQAATVDLRVLETTDLHSNMMDFDYYKDKPTEKFGLVRTASLIKAARQQATNSVLVDNGDLIQGSPLGDYMAATGLKAGEIHPVYKAMNTLDYAVGNIGNHEFNYGLDYLKKSLAGAKFPYVNANVIDVKTGKPLFQPYLIVDTPVKDREGKSHNLRIGYIGFVPPQIMIWDKANLSGKVTVNDITETAKKWVPEMRQQGADLVVAIPHSGLSSDPYKTMAENSVYYLSQVPGIDAIMFGHAHAVFPSQDFATIKGADIAQGTLNGIPAVMPGQWGDHLGVVDFVLNNDQGPWQVTQAKAEARPIFDKASQKSLAAEDAKLVQVLAADHQGTRDFVSQPIGSASDNMYSYLALIQDDPTVQIVNNAQRAYTEHFIQGDPDLADLPVLSAAAPFKAGGRKNDPASFVEVEKGQLTFRNAADLYLYPNTLVVVKASGADVKQWLECSAAQFNQIDVNSSKPQSLINWEGFRTYNFDVIDGVNYEIDVSQPARYDGECTLINDKAERIKNLTFNGKPIDPNATFLIATNNYRAYSGKFAGTGDSHIAFASPDENRAVLSAYISAETKKQGQVTPQADNNWRLATLVSQHPLDIRFETSPSAKAAEFIKQKAQYPLKALGTDEIGFAVYQLDLQQK, encoded by the coding sequence ATGGAGAAAGCCATGTTTAAAAGCCCGCTGACGTTATCCCTCCTTGCCAGCCTGATTGCTGTCGCCGCCTCAACCGCACAAGCCGCCACTGTTGATTTACGCGTGCTGGAAACCACCGATCTGCATAGCAATATGATGGATTTCGATTACTACAAAGATAAACCCACTGAAAAGTTTGGCCTGGTTCGCACCGCAAGCCTGATTAAAGCGGCGCGCCAACAAGCAACTAACAGTGTGCTGGTGGACAATGGTGACCTGATTCAGGGCAGTCCACTCGGTGATTATATGGCAGCCACCGGGCTTAAAGCAGGTGAGATTCACCCCGTCTATAAGGCGATGAACACACTGGACTATGCCGTGGGTAACATCGGCAACCATGAATTTAATTATGGTCTGGATTATCTCAAAAAATCACTGGCGGGGGCAAAATTCCCCTATGTCAATGCCAACGTCATTGATGTTAAAACCGGTAAACCGCTGTTCCAGCCCTATTTAATCGTCGATACTCCAGTCAAAGATCGCGAGGGAAAAAGTCATAATCTGCGCATCGGCTACATTGGTTTTGTGCCGCCACAAATCATGATATGGGATAAAGCTAACCTCAGCGGTAAAGTCACCGTCAATGATATTACCGAAACCGCCAAAAAGTGGGTGCCGGAAATGCGCCAGCAAGGTGCTGATTTAGTGGTCGCTATTCCCCATTCGGGCCTCTCCAGTGACCCTTATAAAACCATGGCGGAGAACTCGGTTTATTATCTCAGCCAAGTGCCGGGCATTGATGCCATCATGTTTGGCCATGCCCACGCCGTGTTCCCAAGTCAAGATTTTGCCACTATCAAAGGGGCTGATATCGCCCAAGGGACATTAAATGGTATTCCGGCCGTGATGCCAGGCCAGTGGGGTGACCATCTCGGGGTGGTGGATTTTGTCCTCAATAATGACCAAGGCCCATGGCAGGTGACTCAAGCCAAGGCCGAAGCCCGCCCTATCTTTGATAAAGCCAGCCAAAAATCGCTAGCCGCCGAAGATGCAAAATTGGTGCAAGTGTTGGCGGCAGACCATCAAGGCACTCGCGATTTTGTCAGCCAGCCGATTGGTTCAGCATCAGATAATATGTACAGCTATCTGGCGTTGATCCAAGACGACCCGACGGTACAAATTGTCAATAATGCCCAGCGCGCCTATACCGAGCACTTTATTCAGGGCGATCCTGATTTAGCTGATTTACCGGTGCTGTCTGCGGCCGCGCCATTTAAAGCCGGGGGCCGTAAAAATGACCCAGCCAGCTTTGTGGAGGTGGAAAAAGGCCAATTGACCTTCCGTAATGCCGCCGATTTGTACCTTTACCCGAACACTTTAGTGGTGGTGAAAGCCAGTGGTGCGGATGTGAAACAGTGGCTAGAGTGCTCTGCCGCGCAATTTAATCAAATTGATGTGAACAGCAGCAAACCACAATCGCTGATTAACTGGGAGGGTTTCCGTACTTATAATTTCGATGTCATTGATGGGGTTAACTATGAAATCGATGTCAGCCAACCCGCCCGCTATGATGGTGAATGCACACTTATCAATGATAAAGCCGAACGTATTAAAAACCTGACTTTCAATGGCAAACCTATCGATCCGAACGCCACATTCCTGATAGCGACCAATAATTACCGAGCTTACAGCGGTAAGTTTGCGGGCACCGGGGATAGCCATATTGCATTCGCCTCCCCGGATGAGAATCGGGCGGTTTTATCTGCTTACATCAGCGCAGAAACCAAAAAGCAGGGGCAAGTGACCCCGCAAGCTGATAACAATTGGCGTCTGGCGACTCTTGTCAGTCAGCACCCACTGGATATCCGCTTTGAAACCTCACCGAGCGCTAAAGCCGCTGAATTTATTAAGCAAAAAGCACAATATCCGCTGAAAGCATTGGGTACTGATGAGATTGGCTTCGCAGTCTATCAACTCGATCTACAGCAGAAATAA
- the cysQ gene encoding 3'(2'),5'-bisphosphate nucleotidase CysQ, translating into MLEQICQLAREAGVAIMAVYQGEKPLDVAHKKDDSPVTAADLAAHQIIKVGLAALTPDIPLLSEEDPPTWAVRQHWQRYWLVDPLDGTKEFLNRNGEFTVNIALINQGVPVLGVVYTPVTEVMYSAENGQAWKEECGRRMQIQVRDALLPLVVVSRSHSDAELEDYLAQLGEHQTISVGSSLKFCLVAEGKAQLYPRFGPTNIWDTAAGHAVAIAAGAQVHDWQGKPLSYTPRESFLNPGFRVSIF; encoded by the coding sequence ATGTTAGAGCAAATTTGCCAGTTAGCTCGCGAGGCAGGCGTGGCGATTATGGCGGTTTATCAGGGTGAGAAGCCGCTTGATGTGGCCCATAAAAAAGATGATTCACCCGTCACAGCTGCGGATCTTGCGGCTCACCAGATTATCAAAGTCGGCTTGGCCGCATTGACCCCTGATATTCCACTGTTATCTGAAGAAGACCCGCCAACTTGGGCCGTGCGCCAACACTGGCAGCGCTACTGGTTAGTGGACCCGCTGGATGGCACCAAAGAATTCTTGAATCGTAATGGCGAGTTTACCGTCAATATTGCCCTGATTAATCAAGGGGTTCCGGTGCTTGGGGTGGTCTATACTCCGGTGACCGAGGTGATGTACAGCGCGGAGAATGGCCAGGCGTGGAAGGAAGAGTGTGGCCGGCGAATGCAGATTCAGGTGCGTGATGCCCTCTTGCCGCTGGTGGTGGTCAGCCGCTCCCACAGTGATGCCGAGCTGGAGGATTATTTGGCGCAATTGGGCGAGCATCAGACCATTTCAGTGGGTTCATCACTGAAGTTTTGTCTGGTGGCCGAGGGAAAAGCACAGTTATATCCTCGTTTTGGCCCAACTAATATTTGGGATACGGCCGCCGGGCATGCTGTTGCTATTGCGGCCGGGGCGCAAGTTCACGATTGGCAGGGTAAACCGCTTTCTTATACCCCGCGTGAATCGTTCCTGAACCCCGGTTTTAGGGTATCTATATTCTAG
- a CDS encoding YtfJ family protein yields MIKNSLLIVSLLFTPVIASAHTLQLDQRVPPVGVSDKGELNYDKATDQFSYKNWNSSQLPGKVRVVQHIAGRTSAKELNAPLVEAIKHANLPHEDYQTTTIVNTDDAIIGTAVFVRNSIESNKREFPWSQFVVDSNGNVKKAWDLAEKGSAIVVLDKQGNVKFVKDGALTAEEVQQVIAQLHQLVKQ; encoded by the coding sequence ATGATAAAAAATAGCCTGCTTATCGTATCGCTGCTGTTCACCCCGGTTATTGCCAGTGCCCACACACTCCAACTTGACCAGCGCGTACCGCCAGTGGGGGTCAGTGATAAAGGTGAATTAAACTACGATAAAGCTACTGATCAGTTTAGCTATAAAAACTGGAATAGCTCGCAATTGCCCGGCAAAGTGCGCGTGGTGCAGCATATTGCTGGCCGCACCTCAGCAAAAGAATTAAATGCGCCGCTGGTGGAAGCCATCAAGCACGCTAATTTGCCACATGAAGATTACCAAACGACGACCATCGTCAATACCGATGACGCCATCATCGGTACCGCGGTGTTTGTGCGAAACAGTATTGAAAGTAATAAGCGGGAATTTCCTTGGTCGCAGTTTGTGGTCGACAGCAACGGCAATGTTAAAAAAGCCTGGGATTTAGCAGAGAAAGGGTCGGCTATCGTGGTGCTGGATAAGCAAGGAAATGTTAAGTTTGTCAAAGACGGCGCACTGACTGCCGAAGAAGTGCAGCAGGTTATCGCCCAACTGCACCAGCTTGTTAAACAGTAA
- a CDS encoding DUF1107 domain-containing protein, whose amino-acid sequence MRIFQRYNPAKIAMYVKTLFRGRLYIKDMGAFEFDKGKILIPKVRDKRHFEVMSEVNRQVMRLQMEV is encoded by the coding sequence ATGAGGATCTTCCAACGTTACAATCCGGCAAAAATCGCGATGTATGTCAAAACGCTATTTCGCGGTCGGTTGTATATCAAAGATATGGGGGCTTTTGAGTTTGATAAGGGCAAAATTTTAATCCCGAAAGTTAGGGATAAACGCCACTTTGAGGTGATGTCCGAAGTTAACCGGCAAGTGATGCGCTTGCAAATGGAAGTTTAG
- a CDS encoding hemolysin family protein, whose product MLNSILLILFLIAVSAFFSLSEISLAASRKIKLKLLADEGDINALRVLKLQETPGIFFTVVQIGLNAVAILGGIVGDAAFSPSFKVVFERFMSPELADQVSFVCSFVLVTSLFILFADLTPKRIGMISPEAVAVRIVNPMRFCLMICRPLVWFFNGMANLIFRLFKLPMVRNDDITSDDIYAVVEAGALAGVLRKQEHELIENVFELESRTVPSSMTSRESVIYFDLRESEDSIKEKISTHPHSKFLVCDGHIDQVVGYVDSKDLLNRVLGNQSLVLSSGVQIRSALIVPDTLTLSEALESFKTAGEDFAVILNEYALVVGIITLNDVMTTLMGDLVGQGQEEQIVARDESSWLIEGGTPIEDVMRVLHIDEFPQSGNYETIGGFMMYMLRKIPKRTDFVKYAGYKFEVVDIDSYKIDQLLVTRLSDQPAPILPKAPHESSDA is encoded by the coding sequence ATGTTAAACAGTATTTTACTGATTCTATTTTTAATCGCAGTGAGTGCCTTTTTCTCGTTATCCGAGATTTCACTGGCAGCATCGCGCAAAATTAAACTAAAACTTCTGGCAGACGAAGGCGATATCAACGCCTTACGGGTTCTTAAATTACAAGAAACACCGGGGATCTTCTTCACCGTGGTGCAGATTGGGCTCAATGCCGTCGCCATCCTCGGTGGTATTGTCGGCGATGCCGCATTTTCCCCCTCTTTCAAGGTGGTATTTGAGCGCTTTATGTCGCCTGAACTTGCTGATCAAGTCAGCTTCGTTTGCTCATTCGTCTTGGTGACCAGCTTATTTATTCTGTTTGCAGATTTAACCCCGAAACGCATCGGTATGATTTCACCTGAAGCGGTCGCCGTGCGGATCGTCAACCCAATGCGCTTCTGTCTGATGATTTGTCGCCCATTAGTTTGGTTCTTCAATGGAATGGCAAATCTGATTTTCCGCCTATTTAAGCTACCAATGGTTCGCAATGATGATATCACCTCAGATGATATCTACGCCGTCGTGGAGGCGGGCGCATTGGCGGGGGTGTTACGTAAGCAAGAGCACGAACTGATTGAAAACGTTTTTGAACTGGAATCCCGCACCGTTCCCTCCTCAATGACATCGCGCGAAAGTGTGATTTATTTTGATCTGCGGGAAAGTGAAGACAGCATCAAAGAGAAGATTTCGACCCATCCGCATTCCAAATTCCTGGTGTGCGATGGCCATATCGACCAAGTGGTGGGCTATGTTGACTCCAAAGATTTATTGAACCGAGTCTTGGGCAACCAAAGTTTAGTGCTCAGCAGTGGGGTACAAATCCGCTCGGCATTGATTGTGCCGGACACCCTGACACTCTCTGAAGCACTGGAAAGTTTCAAGACCGCCGGTGAAGACTTTGCCGTTATCCTCAACGAGTATGCTTTGGTCGTTGGAATAATTACTCTGAATGATGTGATGACCACTCTGATGGGTGATTTAGTGGGCCAAGGGCAAGAAGAACAGATTGTGGCCCGGGATGAAAGCTCATGGCTGATTGAGGGCGGTACCCCGATTGAGGATGTTATGCGCGTGCTGCATATCGATGAATTCCCGCAGTCCGGCAATTATGAAACCATCGGCGGCTTTATGATGTATATGCTGCGCAAAATTCCAAAGCGCACCGATTTTGTCAAATATGCTGGCTACAAATTTGAAGTGGTAGACATTGATAGCTACAAAATCGATCAGTTATTGGTCACCAGGCTCAGTGACCAACCCGCGCCAATACTGCCAAAAGCCCCGCATGAAAGCAGTGATGCATAG
- the msrA gene encoding peptide-methionine (S)-S-oxide reductase MsrA, with translation MQNFDKTTVIDAAHALPGRLTPMPVATLHVVNGHSMTHIPEGMAVAIFAMGCFWGVERLFWQQPGVYSTAAGYSGGSTPNPTYHEVCSGRTGHAEVVRVVFDPAIISYQQLLQIFWENHDPAQGMRQGGDVGTQYRSAIYVLTPEQQAQAQESKALFQRAMEKAGDSRVITSEIAAALPFYYAEDDHQQYLYKNPHGYCGLGGIGVCMPPNL, from the coding sequence GTGCAAAATTTTGATAAAACTACCGTCATTGATGCCGCGCATGCTTTACCGGGGCGACTGACACCGATGCCGGTCGCAACTCTGCACGTGGTGAATGGGCACTCCATGACACATATTCCTGAAGGTATGGCAGTTGCCATTTTCGCGATGGGCTGTTTCTGGGGGGTCGAGCGCCTGTTTTGGCAACAACCGGGGGTCTATAGCACCGCGGCGGGCTACAGTGGTGGATCGACCCCAAACCCAACCTATCATGAAGTATGCAGTGGCCGTACAGGGCATGCGGAAGTGGTTCGGGTGGTTTTTGACCCGGCCATCATTAGCTACCAGCAATTACTGCAGATTTTCTGGGAAAATCACGATCCCGCGCAAGGAATGCGCCAAGGGGGCGATGTGGGCACACAATACCGCTCAGCCATTTACGTATTGACACCCGAGCAGCAAGCGCAGGCTCAAGAGAGCAAAGCATTGTTCCAACGCGCCATGGAAAAAGCCGGGGACAGCCGGGTCATAACCAGTGAGATAGCCGCCGCCCTGCCCTTTTACTACGCCGAGGATGACCACCAGCAATATTTATACAAAAATCCACATGGATACTGTGGTTTAGGGGGTATCGGTGTTTGTATGCCGCCTAATCTGTAA